From the genome of Mycobacterium dioxanotrophicus, one region includes:
- a CDS encoding FAD binding domain-containing protein produces MPTLLFQPEDYRFPTSIDEVLTTLAEQGDKARVIAGGTTVHELAYRRAMGDVRTLLDVTRLPLRQIAEATGAMHLGATITFTELAEYISAHHPSTLAIITDAIAGIRPMQIRNVGTVGGSICSSLPFFDLPAALVALDARVTTHAVTRAPRTIPIEDFFHDFFLPDLRFGEFLTEAEFTLPVHNSSGSFQKFESNSVDWALVSIGVQVSVDAGRFTSVRIALGGGIGRKVTRAITVENALLGAPVEDQVIEKAVAHVADDVRAFSDFRGSAKFRNHLLKVYVARCLKQAARRIR; encoded by the coding sequence ATGCCGACACTGTTGTTTCAACCCGAGGACTACCGCTTCCCGACTTCGATCGATGAGGTGTTGACAACGCTGGCAGAGCAGGGCGACAAGGCTCGGGTGATCGCCGGTGGGACAACCGTTCACGAGCTGGCGTACCGCCGTGCGATGGGAGACGTCCGCACTCTGCTCGATGTCACTCGGCTTCCGCTGCGCCAGATCGCTGAGGCGACCGGAGCCATGCATCTGGGAGCGACGATCACCTTTACCGAATTGGCGGAATATATTTCAGCACACCACCCGTCGACCCTGGCGATCATCACCGATGCGATCGCCGGCATCCGACCCATGCAGATCCGCAACGTCGGGACCGTCGGCGGGTCCATCTGCTCGAGCCTGCCGTTCTTCGACTTGCCGGCAGCGCTGGTCGCGCTCGACGCGAGGGTCACCACGCACGCTGTGACGCGGGCGCCGCGCACCATACCGATCGAGGATTTCTTCCACGACTTCTTCCTGCCGGACCTCCGATTCGGCGAGTTCCTCACGGAGGCGGAATTCACGCTGCCAGTGCATAATTCGTCGGGATCTTTCCAGAAGTTCGAGTCAAACTCAGTCGACTGGGCGCTGGTCAGCATCGGTGTGCAGGTAAGCGTCGACGCCGGCCGGTTCACGTCGGTCCGCATCGCGCTCGGTGGTGGAATCGGCCGCAAGGTCACCCGCGCCATAACTGTCGAGAATGCCCTGCTCGGAGCGCCGGTCGAGGACCAGGTCATCGAGAAGGCCGTGGCACACGTCGCCGACGACGTTCGCGCTTTCAGCGACTTCCGTGGTTCGGCAAAGTTCCGCAACCACCTGCTCAAGGTCTATGTCGCCCGGTGCCTGAAACAAGCAGCAAGGAGAATCCGATGA
- a CDS encoding SCP2 sterol-binding domain-containing protein, protein MTSAKPRKLPLLQESFTDDPVVVQRQKIDDYAAHVVPMTWRAGRWSMSMAWYALASAMAWLLTAGVAAVQVGPRDALIGAGLSVFAYSGICSAMATYAARTGTNVNMFSRMIFGLRGGVIATLVLFAIATFYATFEGAVVAHAFSVEFGGPSLSIWYLIVVLYSVPLAVGGVRVFLDKFNGALLPIYIIGLVAAVVWTISERGYKADWLSGQGTSTVAGPGWVYSFSLYMGVWVLMMFTGDLARQAKVEDLRFHRWFTFGPVFHGFTLFVNAVVGIFLAEHLVVGELTELSAVDGMLALMGVWAVALIWVTQSRINTANYYVASSNLANLVGRVIPRSIPRWVWVVVLGALVYLLMLQDLLHKLSIALQYSGIITVAWVGAVLAYMLWAKVQGIPPENVEYRPGRVLTVNWTGVIAWVAGTAVGVVLLNWGGSVGLTWFAPGAVVVSFVVYSVALLIKGDASFVLSRPADPRSEVADAWESRIRCHHCGHSYVAQEMDRDPSTGHQAICCECAAASRQFLEAAHHEATTAERIQTTLKCQLAMRVFTYFLNRTPEVASLLEGWDKTLQFDLEGERAFHIVVEEGRARVVRGQAVNADVVIEAPAELFLTMMLDTGVADESYMNKKYEVYGPPADATRFRYLGEKVQECHPLIFKPLHKLAPIALRVM, encoded by the coding sequence ATGACGTCAGCGAAGCCCAGAAAGCTTCCACTGCTGCAGGAATCGTTCACCGACGACCCCGTGGTGGTGCAGCGGCAGAAGATCGACGATTACGCGGCACATGTCGTCCCGATGACCTGGCGAGCCGGTCGCTGGTCGATGTCCATGGCGTGGTACGCCCTGGCCAGCGCGATGGCATGGTTGTTGACCGCGGGCGTCGCCGCGGTACAGGTCGGACCGCGAGACGCGTTGATCGGAGCAGGCCTGTCGGTCTTCGCCTACAGCGGCATCTGTTCGGCCATGGCGACGTACGCCGCTCGGACAGGGACGAACGTAAACATGTTCTCCCGCATGATCTTCGGGCTCCGCGGCGGTGTCATCGCCACTCTGGTGCTGTTCGCGATCGCGACGTTCTACGCCACCTTCGAGGGCGCTGTCGTCGCGCACGCATTCTCGGTGGAGTTCGGTGGACCGTCCCTGAGCATCTGGTACCTGATCGTTGTGTTGTACAGCGTGCCCTTGGCGGTCGGCGGTGTGCGGGTTTTCCTCGACAAGTTCAACGGCGCACTGCTGCCGATCTACATCATCGGGCTCGTCGCCGCGGTGGTGTGGACAATCAGTGAACGCGGGTACAAAGCAGATTGGCTCAGCGGTCAGGGCACCTCGACCGTCGCGGGGCCGGGTTGGGTCTACAGCTTCTCGCTCTACATGGGTGTGTGGGTGCTGATGATGTTCACCGGGGACCTTGCGCGTCAGGCAAAGGTCGAGGATCTGAGGTTTCACCGATGGTTCACCTTCGGCCCTGTGTTCCACGGCTTCACACTGTTCGTCAACGCAGTGGTCGGGATCTTCCTTGCCGAGCACCTGGTTGTCGGCGAGCTCACCGAGTTGTCCGCGGTCGACGGCATGCTCGCACTGATGGGGGTCTGGGCGGTGGCCCTGATCTGGGTCACGCAGAGCCGGATCAACACCGCGAATTACTATGTGGCATCGAGCAATCTGGCGAATCTTGTCGGCCGGGTAATCCCACGAAGCATCCCGCGCTGGGTCTGGGTGGTCGTCCTCGGCGCCCTGGTTTACCTGCTCATGCTGCAGGACCTGCTGCACAAGCTGTCTATTGCCCTGCAGTACAGCGGAATCATCACGGTCGCCTGGGTGGGTGCGGTCCTCGCATACATGCTGTGGGCAAAAGTCCAAGGCATCCCACCGGAGAACGTTGAGTACCGGCCCGGCCGGGTGCTCACGGTGAATTGGACCGGCGTGATCGCCTGGGTGGCCGGCACCGCTGTCGGGGTTGTATTGCTCAACTGGGGCGGTTCGGTCGGCCTGACGTGGTTTGCGCCCGGGGCCGTGGTCGTGTCGTTCGTGGTGTACAGCGTGGCACTGCTGATCAAGGGTGATGCCAGCTTTGTACTGTCGCGACCGGCGGACCCGCGTAGCGAGGTTGCCGACGCTTGGGAATCACGCATCAGGTGTCACCACTGTGGTCACTCCTATGTCGCTCAGGAGATGGATCGCGATCCCAGTACCGGTCACCAGGCCATCTGCTGTGAGTGTGCTGCCGCCAGTCGCCAGTTCCTCGAGGCAGCGCACCACGAGGCGACCACCGCCGAAAGGATCCAAACCACCTTGAAATGTCAACTGGCCATGAGGGTTTTCACCTACTTCCTCAATCGCACACCTGAGGTCGCGTCGCTGTTGGAGGGCTGGGACAAGACGCTGCAGTTCGACCTTGAAGGCGAACGGGCGTTCCACATCGTCGTCGAGGAAGGACGAGCACGAGTCGTACGCGGACAGGCTGTGAACGCCGATGTCGTCATCGAGGCGCCGGCGGAGCTGTTTCTGACGATGATGCTCGACACCGGTGTTGCCGACGAGTCGTACATGAACAAGAAGTACGAGGTATACGGGCCGCCTGCGGACGCGACCCGGTTCCGCTACCTCGGCGAGAAAGTTCAGGAGTGCCATCCGCTCATCTTCAAACCGTTGCACAAGCTTGCCCCGATCGCCCTTCGAGTGATGTAG
- a CDS encoding GntR family transcriptional regulator — translation MATNAPEPLAGAPAPSTALAAMREEVTQEIRRQVIEGELRPGDRLVERSVAEQLGVSRSPVREALQVLIFEGFLVAETPRKVTVRRWTRRDVENLFEVREALEPSVTALAARRATPEDIDRLNHLLDETRSATDETVLHRLSADFHDVVSEIAANEQLHRLIQPLQGRMRWLMQQNEDWSRLLDEHAILVQLIAFHNESAAREFAIGHVRHSCKLALASLFPGESGD, via the coding sequence ATGGCGACAAACGCTCCGGAACCACTGGCTGGCGCCCCTGCCCCCAGCACAGCGCTGGCCGCGATGCGCGAAGAGGTGACCCAGGAGATCCGACGCCAGGTCATCGAGGGCGAACTCCGTCCCGGCGACCGCCTCGTCGAGCGTTCCGTCGCCGAACAGCTCGGGGTATCACGTAGCCCCGTCCGGGAAGCGCTGCAAGTTTTGATCTTCGAAGGCTTTCTGGTCGCCGAGACCCCGCGCAAAGTAACGGTCCGCCGCTGGACCCGCCGGGACGTCGAGAACCTCTTCGAAGTCCGCGAAGCACTCGAACCGTCTGTGACCGCACTCGCCGCACGTCGTGCGACACCGGAAGACATCGACCGGCTGAACCACCTCTTGGACGAAACCCGCTCGGCCACCGACGAAACAGTGCTGCACCGGCTCAGCGCCGACTTCCACGACGTCGTTTCCGAGATCGCGGCCAACGAACAGTTGCATCGCCTGATCCAGCCGCTGCAGGGGCGCATGCGGTGGCTCATGCAACAGAACGAGGACTGGTCCAGACTGCTGGACGAGCACGCAATCCTCGTGCAGCTCATTGCATTTCACAACGAGTCTGCAGCGCGTGAGTTCGCGATCGGACACGTCAGGCACAGCTGCAAACTCGCGCTGGCCAGCCTGTTCCCCGGCGAGTCCGGCGACTGA
- a CDS encoding XdhC family protein has protein sequence MRDILTELSDWQRSRTRFAVASIVRTWHSAPRGTGASMAVSEAGDVVGSISGGCVEGAVYAVAEEVLATGQPQLVRYGISDEDAFETGLTCGGILEVFVRPAPDDHSVDLRALGTDRISAAPAAVITRVAGGSEAPEATPGEHIGAHLLLGPSGLSGSFGDRDTDTMVTNSARALLDRAADGVIECGRNGAACGEQVFLVQSFAPRPRMIVFGAIDFARAVTEIGRFLGYHVTVCDARPTFTTVARFPAADEVVVSWPHLYLQETTTDERTVICVLTHDEKFDIPVLTTALRLPVAYVGAMGSRRTHHKRLAALRECGVTETELASLHSPIGLDLGAHTPEETAVSVAAEIIAEARGGSGARLRKSKGAIHPANESIRVTSQPLEHLVR, from the coding sequence ATGCGCGACATCCTCACCGAACTGTCCGACTGGCAGCGCTCGCGGACGCGGTTCGCGGTGGCCTCCATCGTTCGGACCTGGCACTCCGCGCCACGCGGAACTGGGGCGTCGATGGCGGTCTCTGAGGCCGGTGACGTCGTGGGCAGCATCTCCGGCGGGTGCGTCGAAGGCGCGGTGTACGCCGTGGCGGAGGAAGTGCTCGCAACGGGACAACCACAGTTGGTGCGCTATGGGATCAGCGACGAAGACGCCTTCGAGACGGGCCTGACCTGTGGAGGGATCCTGGAGGTGTTCGTTCGGCCGGCTCCCGACGACCACTCCGTTGACCTAAGGGCGTTAGGCACGGATCGCATCAGTGCCGCACCGGCTGCTGTCATCACTCGCGTTGCAGGTGGTTCCGAGGCGCCCGAGGCCACCCCGGGCGAGCACATCGGCGCCCACCTTCTCCTCGGCCCGAGCGGGCTCAGCGGATCGTTCGGCGATCGGGATACCGACACGATGGTCACGAACTCGGCACGCGCCCTCCTAGATCGGGCGGCGGACGGCGTGATCGAGTGCGGGCGCAACGGCGCAGCTTGTGGGGAACAGGTGTTCCTCGTACAGAGTTTCGCTCCCCGCCCACGGATGATCGTGTTCGGCGCCATCGACTTCGCGCGGGCCGTTACCGAGATCGGAAGGTTCCTCGGTTACCACGTCACGGTCTGCGACGCGCGTCCGACATTCACTACGGTGGCCCGCTTTCCGGCAGCCGACGAGGTCGTGGTGTCCTGGCCCCATCTCTATCTTCAGGAAACCACTACCGACGAACGCACAGTCATTTGCGTTCTCACCCACGACGAGAAGTTCGACATCCCCGTACTCACCACCGCCCTGCGCCTGCCGGTGGCGTACGTCGGAGCGATGGGAAGCCGCAGGACCCACCACAAGCGCCTCGCCGCGCTACGTGAATGTGGCGTCACCGAAACCGAACTCGCGTCCCTGCACTCGCCCATCGGACTCGATCTGGGTGCGCATACCCCTGAGGAGACAGCGGTGTCGGTTGCGGCAGAGATTATCGCCGAGGCCCGGGGCGGCAGCGGTGCGCGGCTCCGGAAATCGAAGGGCGCGATCCATCCCGCCAACGAGTCCATCCGGGTAACCTCACAGCCTCTGGAACATCTCGTCCGATGA
- the moaA gene encoding GTP 3',8-cyclase MoaA yields the protein MTMERTPSVLRDKFGRVATDLRVSLTDRCNLRCRYCMPAEGLDWLPGAEILSDDELFALIRIAVERLGVREVRFTGGEPLLRQRLVDLLARIKKLTPTPQMSLTTNGIHLGRHANALADSGLDRVNVSLDTLDRDRFVAITRRDRLDDVLSGLAAAVQAGLTPVKVNAVLLRGINESDAVPLLRYCLANGYQLRFIEQMPLDAQRQWSRSEMISADETLRLLGSTFHLSRAPEPRGSAPAEEFLVDGGPGRVGIVGSVTHPFCRACDRTRLTADGQVRSCLFSQQETDLRSILRRGGSEDEIVHAWRAAMLGKLAGHAMDSDGFVQPVRPMSAIGG from the coding sequence ATGACGATGGAGCGCACGCCCTCGGTTCTCCGGGACAAGTTCGGCAGAGTTGCCACCGACCTGCGAGTGTCATTGACCGACCGATGCAACCTGCGTTGCCGCTACTGCATGCCTGCGGAAGGGCTGGACTGGCTACCTGGTGCTGAGATCCTTTCCGACGACGAACTATTCGCACTTATCCGGATCGCCGTGGAAAGACTGGGAGTGCGAGAGGTGCGATTCACGGGGGGCGAGCCGCTCCTGAGACAGAGGCTCGTCGACCTGCTCGCGCGTATCAAGAAGCTCACCCCGACGCCGCAAATGTCACTCACCACCAACGGAATACACCTTGGACGCCACGCCAACGCGCTGGCCGATTCCGGGCTCGACCGCGTCAACGTATCGCTGGACACGCTCGACAGGGACCGGTTCGTGGCCATCACCCGCCGCGATCGGCTCGACGACGTTCTCAGCGGTCTAGCGGCGGCCGTGCAAGCCGGACTCACTCCGGTCAAGGTGAATGCCGTCCTGCTGCGTGGCATCAACGAATCCGATGCCGTGCCGCTGCTTCGCTACTGCCTCGCGAACGGCTATCAGCTGAGATTCATCGAACAGATGCCGCTCGACGCACAGCGGCAATGGAGCCGGTCCGAGATGATCTCCGCGGACGAGACCCTGCGGCTCCTCGGCAGTACATTTCACTTGTCGCGTGCACCGGAACCACGCGGATCAGCACCGGCCGAGGAGTTTTTGGTCGACGGGGGGCCCGGAAGGGTCGGCATCGTGGGTTCGGTTACCCACCCGTTCTGTCGGGCATGTGATCGCACGCGACTGACCGCCGACGGCCAGGTCCGCAGTTGTCTGTTCAGCCAGCAGGAAACTGACCTGCGCTCGATACTTCGCCGAGGTGGCAGCGAGGACGAAATCGTCCACGCCTGGCGGGCGGCCATGTTGGGAAAGCTCGCCGGTCACGCCATGGACTCCGACGGGTTCGTCCAGCCGGTTCGTCCCATGAGTGCCATCGGCGGCTGA
- the hydA gene encoding dihydropyrimidinase: MTAYTLLTGGTVVNSTTTVDADVLIKDGTIVAVGSFDGIAIDGLDRIDHSGSLLVPGGVDVHTHIDSPMMGTVTADDFESATRAAACGGTTAVVDFAMQLPGKTLLESLEAHHAKAQGKAVIDYGFHMCVTDLYDNAVDEFPEIVQSGVSSFKVFMAYRGTLMLHDGALFDVLRESSKAGGQVCVHAENGDVIDRLAADLIADGRTGPASHEISRPPSTEVEAVRRAIRIARMADAPLYFVHLSTEGSVEAVAEARANDWAIAGETCTHYLTLDRALYDQPGFEAAKVVLTPPLRTQTHRDALWRGLRAGSLGVVSSDHCPFCLAEKRRLGEHDFRLIPNGGPGVEHRMMVMYSEGVVQNRISMQKFVDLTSTAPARQFGLTSKGAIAAGFDADITVLDPRGRTTISAATQQQRMDYTPYEGWTIPGAVTAVYSRGELIAKDGQYIGESGRGRFVTRAGQ; encoded by the coding sequence ATGACCGCATACACATTACTGACCGGCGGGACCGTGGTGAACAGCACGACGACAGTAGATGCCGACGTGCTCATCAAGGACGGCACGATCGTAGCCGTCGGCAGTTTCGACGGTATCGCGATCGACGGATTGGATCGTATCGACCATTCAGGTTCACTGTTGGTCCCCGGTGGTGTAGACGTTCACACTCATATCGATTCCCCGATGATGGGCACGGTCACCGCTGATGACTTCGAGAGCGCCACCCGGGCAGCGGCCTGCGGCGGCACGACCGCGGTGGTCGACTTCGCGATGCAACTGCCCGGCAAGACCCTCTTGGAATCGCTGGAGGCCCACCACGCAAAGGCGCAGGGCAAGGCGGTCATCGACTACGGGTTCCACATGTGCGTGACCGATCTGTACGACAACGCCGTCGATGAGTTTCCGGAGATCGTGCAGTCCGGGGTCAGCAGCTTCAAGGTGTTCATGGCCTACCGTGGCACCTTGATGCTGCACGACGGGGCGTTGTTCGATGTCCTGCGGGAGTCGAGCAAGGCCGGCGGGCAAGTCTGCGTACATGCAGAGAACGGCGATGTGATCGACCGGCTCGCGGCCGACCTGATAGCGGACGGACGGACCGGGCCGGCCTCACACGAGATCTCGCGGCCGCCTTCGACGGAGGTCGAAGCTGTCCGCCGGGCAATCCGCATCGCCCGGATGGCCGATGCACCATTGTATTTCGTGCACCTTTCTACTGAGGGTTCGGTCGAGGCCGTAGCAGAAGCACGGGCCAACGACTGGGCGATCGCCGGTGAGACCTGCACCCACTACCTGACACTGGACCGGGCACTCTACGACCAGCCGGGGTTCGAGGCTGCGAAGGTGGTCCTCACTCCCCCGCTGCGCACACAGACGCACCGCGACGCGTTGTGGCGAGGATTGCGCGCCGGCTCGCTCGGGGTCGTAAGCTCTGACCACTGCCCCTTCTGCCTCGCAGAGAAGCGGCGCCTGGGCGAACACGACTTCCGCCTGATTCCCAACGGCGGACCTGGTGTGGAACACCGGATGATGGTGATGTACTCCGAAGGCGTTGTGCAAAATCGGATTTCGATGCAGAAGTTCGTCGATCTGACCTCGACCGCACCTGCCCGACAGTTCGGCCTGACTTCCAAGGGCGCGATCGCCGCCGGCTTTGACGCCGACATTACGGTGCTCGACCCCCGGGGCCGCACGACAATCTCCGCGGCCACCCAACAACAGCGGATGGACTACACGCCTTACGAGGGCTGGACCATTCCGGGTGCCGTGACCGCC